The sequence below is a genomic window from Flavobacterium lipolyticum.
TTTGAAAGCTGTAGATTTCTTACCATCCCACATTAAGTTGTTCACGAAACGTGTTACCAATTGGTCATTAAACCTTGGATCTGGTAAAAGTGGTCTTTTCTTTGCCGCTCTTTTTCTCATGTCTTTTTTTTAAATAAAAAGTTATAGGTTATCCGTTAAATGTTATGTGTTACAGATTTCAAGTACATACTCAAAACCCCAACCCTTAACTCCTAACCTCCAACTCTTAACGTTTTAAATTACTTTTTTGCTTCTTTTGGGCGTTTAGCACCGTACTTAGATCTTCTTTGCGTTCTTCCTGCAACTCCTGACGTGTCAAGCGCTCCACGAACGATATGATATCTAACACCTGGTAAATCTTTTACCCTTCCACCTCGCACTAATACTATCGAGTGCTCTTGTAAATTGTGTCCTTCTCCAGGGATGTAAGCATTCACTTCATTACCATTTGTCAAACGTACACGCGCAACTTTACGCATTGCAGAGTTTGGTTTTTTTGGTGTAGTAGTGTAAACACGCGTACAAACCCCTCTTCTTTGAGGACAAGAATCTAAAGCAACCGATTTACTCTTCTTAGTGATCTGAGTTCTTCCTGTTCTTACTAATTGTTGAATTGTTGGCATAATTAATACTAAAAATTTATTATGTATATTAAATTCCCGCTTTTTACGGGGTTGCAAATGTATAAAATATTTTTCACTATACAAACGTTAATTCATTAATTTTCAATAACATTATTTAAGCATATGATTTTACAAACAAACAATAGATATTTGTAATACTTTTAATTTAATGAAACAATTGCTTTTGAAACAACTTTTACCCCTCCTATTTTTTCTAGTCGGCATCTCTTCTTATGCTCAAAATCTTCATTTACAAATTAAAGGAACAAACCAAACCGAAACGCAAATTATTGATTCACTGAATTACTCAGAAAACCACACTAACATAAAATCACTTTTCGAAGAAGTTAAAAATGTATCTGAAAAATTAACCAGACAGGGATATCTCGACCATGTTATACTTGAAACAAAAAAAACAA
It includes:
- the rpsL gene encoding 30S ribosomal protein S12, which encodes MPTIQQLVRTGRTQITKKSKSVALDSCPQRRGVCTRVYTTTPKKPNSAMRKVARVRLTNGNEVNAYIPGEGHNLQEHSIVLVRGGRVKDLPGVRYHIVRGALDTSGVAGRTQRRSKYGAKRPKEAKK